From the Synergistetes bacterium HGW-Synergistetes-1 genome, the window ATCTCATCTTCAACAGGTGGAATGATCGGGAATGCAGTCCATTCATCCCAGATCTTGTAGCTCAAATGTTCCATGCCTGTCAGTCCTTGATCTCCCTGTTTTCCCGTGTCAGTCTTATTATCGCCTCCGAGAGGTTCTGTGCGTTATGCCTTAGGTAAGCTCCATTTTTGATCGTGACAAAATCTCCATATATAACAGTCGTCCCGAGGGACTCCAGATATTTTTCCTCTTCATTTGAAAGATATAGCGGTTCTGCTCCTATTTTGCTGTACCTGTTTAAAAATTCTTCCGGTATCGGCGCCTGATTTGCCAGAAGATAATCCGGGACAGTGCCAAGAACACCTGCCACCCAATCCACGTGTGCAAGGATGTTCATGCCTTCGGTCTCTTTGGGCTGTGTTACAAGGTTGGCGACATATACTATGGGCACAGGAGAATCTTTCAGAAGGTCAGATATTTCTTTGAGCAACAGGTTTGGAAGTACACTTGTAAAGAGGCTTCCCGGTCCGAGCACTATAATATCTGCTGAATTCAGTGCTTTTTTAACTGCTTCAAGAGGAGGTGCATTGCGTGGTTCTATCCAGAGTTTGGCAAGATTACTGCCGTTATCGGAGACTTCAAGTTCGCCTTTTACGATTCTGCCGTCTTTTGTTTCACCTTTAAGGGTAACGTTTTCTGTTGTTACGGGCAGTACCTGGCCTCTTATGGCAAGCATTTTATTAAGTTCTTCGACAGCGCGCTGAAAATCACCCATCATCTCTGTCGTAGCGAGCAGGATCAGGTTTCCAAGATTATGTCCCTTCAGCTCTCCCCTGTCGAACCTGAAATTGAGCAGCCTGTTCAAAGAGCTGTCATTTTCCGCAAGGGCCACGATACAGTTCCTTATATCTCCAGGAGGAAGCATGCCCCACTCCTGACGGAGACGACCGGAGCTGCCTCCCTCATCAGTTACGGCAACCACTGCAGTTATATTTCGCGAAAATCCTTTAAGACCGGACAACAGAGTTGAAAGCCCTGTACCTCCTCCGATTGTGACTATTCTTGGACCAAGGGAAAGCCTGTATTCAACGGCGTTTGTCATTATTCCATGGCGGCCGGACGCTGTCTTGTTTTGATGTTTGCTTCTTCCTGAGAGCACATAAAAAGAGAGTGCGGAAGCAGCGATCACCATTATTATCAGTATGGCTGAAAATGAACTCACAGCAAATTCCCCTTGTCTATATCCCTGTGGTCAATGGTCAGATTGTTCCCTCTCCTTTTCAGGTGAACTGCAAGCATCTCGGAAACTGCCACGGATCTGTGCCTGCCGCCTGTACAGCCAATGGCGATGTGGACCTGCTGCTTTCCTGTGCTGTTGTAAACTGATGAGACAAAATCAAGCAGGTTTTCAGCCTTTTCAATAAAAATATCCAGATTTTCGAAACCGGAAAGATATTTCTGTACTTCGTAATCTTTTCCCGAAAGGGCGTGAAGGTCTTCAATGTAATTGGGATTTGGCAGGAAACGTACATCAAGCACATAATCGGAGTCCTGGGGTATACCGTATTTAAAGCCGAAAGAGCTTAATATCACAGAAGTTTTGTCTGATGACATCCCCATGATCTCAAGCAGCTTTATCCTGAACTCGTTTGCTTTCATCCCTGATGTGTCTATGACTATGTCGGCATTCTTCCTTATCGGACCCAGAAGCTTTCTTTCCAATGTAAGCCCGCCAAGTATAGTTTTGTTTTGGGAGAGCGGATGCCTTCTTCTTGTTGTTTCAAATCTTCTCACCAACGTCTCATCGGTCGCGTCAACAAAAAGGATCTCTAGCTTTTCGACCTTTTCACGAAGTCTTGAAACCACTTTCTCCAAATCGTTCAGCAGCTCTTCACCTCTGACGTCTACCACTGCAGCAACTCCGTGGTTTGCAGCGGACTGGTGTCCTTCAAGAACGTCAAGAAGCTGTGGAAGGAGGGTCGGAGGGAGGTTGTCGATAACGTAAAAACCCTGATCCTCGAACACGTTTAGAGCAGAAGATTTTCCTCCGCCGGACATCCCTGTGATTATCACACATCTTTTGATCTTGCCTGAGACGCAAGGATCATGCATATACCCTACCCCCTCCTGATTACTGTTTAAATAGTCTGTTTATTAATGGGTCGTTTAAATGATCCGGACCATTTACATTAATGTCCGTGTGAGTTTCCTCCGCATTCACTGTCCCATCCTGCCAGCGTCTCTATTCCATGCCTGAGGGCAGGCACGATCGCCTCGAAACACTGCCTTGCTCCCCGCTGACTTCCCGGAAAAGCTATTACAAGTGTATTTTTGCATATCACGGCGACACTTCTTGTAAGAAAAGCTCTTTCTGTAAATTCAAGGGTCTTACTCCGCATCATCTCGCCGAAACCGGGTACGACCTTTTCTGCTATGCCTAATAGAGCCTCAGGCGTAACGTCCCTTAGCGAAAGTCCCGTTCCGCCTGTTGTCAACACCAGGTCATATCCCTCATCGCACCATGATCTTACTGTGCAGGCAATTTCTTCCTTTTCGTCCGGAACTATCTTTTTGTCTTCCACAACAGCACCTTGGGCAGCTATTAATCTTTCCAATTCAGGCCCTGCTGTGTCTATCCTCTCTCCCCTGCTCCCTTTGTCGCTTACAGTAAGGATAGCAGCCCTTATAGCTTTCCAGATGCTTACCTGGGATGAAACACTAAGGAAGCCGGGGGTGCAGACTCCATATTTTTTGTCAGCACTGCTCCATCTGAGAAGAGTATCGCCTTTTCCTGCAGCAAGAAAATCACCCTCCCGGGGCAATGAGTCCGGCGGGAGAACTATCGTCATTTTATCAGCGTGATATTCTGAAGTTAGATCAGCCCCTGCCGACGCGCATGTTATATCTATCGGGACCTCGTTCACGCAGCTTTCCCCGGCAGAATTTGAATGGACATAACAAAGCGTGTGATCCCCTATAAGCGATGGTGCGTAAAGCCTCAGTATCCTCATACCTTGTACACTCCTTCAGCGTTCCATTCGCCGCTTTTTCCGCCTGTCTTCCTTATCAGCCTGATATCCCTGATGACCATGCCCTTGTCTATGCCCTTGCACATATCATAGAAACAGAGAGCGGCAGCTGAAACGCCTGTCAGCGCCTCCATCTCGACGCCTGTCACTTCGTTCGCAGTCGCTTCACATGTTATCCTGACAGACTTCGTCCCTTCAGCCAGATCACATTTGACCACTACATTATCAAGTCTTATCGTGTGGCATAACGGGATAAGCTCGGGAGTCTTCTTTGCTCCCATGATACCCGCAAGCTCGGCAATAAGGAAGGGATCGCCCTTTTTTAAGCTGCCAACAGAAACTTTCTCATATATCGCAAGGGGAAGGTCTATCCATCCTTCCGCCCATGCAGTACGCGATGTTATCTTTTTTTTGCTCACATCTACAAGTACCGGCCTGCCGTCACTGTCAAAGTGTGTGTATTCTGCCATTTTTTATCCCCCTATTCCGGACATATGCTGGTGTCCTGCACGGACGTCGCTCCAGCATCTCGGTTTGTTTTTTATGCTGTCAAGTATCAGTTCCTTGAGTCCTTCGCTGTCTTCGTTTAGTATCAGCGGCCTCATCGGGATCTCAACAGGAGCAAATAGGCATGTCCTGAGCTTTCCTGTTGCTGAGACCCTGAGGCGGTTGCAGTATTTACAGAAATGGTTTGAAACAGCAGTAATTATACCTATCGAATCACCTGTCTTCTCGTTCCTGTAGTACTTTGCCGGCCCCGCCTGCGCTGAATCAGGCTTTTCAGCCTGCCATGAATCACCCTCAGGAAGCATCTTTAGTATCTCTTCCCCGCTGATAAAGGCATCTTCGTTCCAAACATCGTCTTCAAGAGGCATAAATTCTATCAATCGAAGGAGAACTTTCTCCCTTTTGGCGAAAGCCATCAGATCGCCTATCTCACCATCGTTGAAACCCCTTATCAACACGGTATTAAGCTTTATGTTCCTTATTCCCGCCCTTACTGCGGCCCTGATGCCGGAGATGACATTCTCAATATTACCGAGCCTTGTCACATCGGCGAACTTAACAGGGTCAAGTGTATCCAGGCTTATGTTTAGGGAGTGGAGGTTTGCTTCAGCCAGCTCTTCTGCATACTGCCCAAGCATGGAACCATTCGTGGTCAGGGCAGTTTTCATCTCTGGAAACTCTCCATTGAGTTCCTTAAGGAAACTTACAAGGTCTCTTCTCACAAGAGGTTCCCCTCCTGTAAATCGTACTTTTCTGACTCCCAGTTCCCAAAGTACCCTGCAGAGGAAGGATATTTCCTCGTACCTCATTATCTCACTGTGTTCCAGAAACTCCACGCCCTCAGCGGGCATGCAGTATTTACACCTGTAATTGCATCTGTCAGTCACTGAAATGCGGACATAGTTCAGGTTCCTTCCGAAGTCGTCAATCAGTCTGTCCATCTGTAGCCTCCCATATCTTCAACAGTCTCTCTCCATTCCCTGTCACCGAGGCTGTCCATAAGGGCCTGTACTGCCGGATGGCTCATGTATATCGAAGGGATGACAAGCTCATAGGGCTCTTCCGCAAGCGGTATAAAGTCAAGCCCCAGTGCATCCGCCGCTGATTTTATCCCCAGTGTTGCATCTGCAAGACAGGTAAAGACACGGTTTGCAGCTTCCATATGCGTCGTACACTGTTGTTCATAACCCTTTATCTCGGAAGGAGATCTCCCTGCCATTTTCAAGAGGTGGTCAAAGAGGACCCTTGTTCCTGCTCCTGGCTGTCTGTTTGAAAATACATTGTCACCGGCACACAGTTCTTCGAAGGTTTTTATCTTTTTAGGGTTGCCCTGCTGCACTATTATTCCCTGTGTTCTGTAGAAAACGAGGATCCGCTCCCATTTTGCTCCGTTGGCAAAACGTTCGATGAAGCTGTCGTTGTATGTCCCGTTCTTGTCGTCAAGGAGGTGTGCCGCAGCCATGTGGCATTCTCCCCTGCTCAGGGCGGCAAGTCCGCCCATACTGCCTACTGCGCGTGAGACAAAATCCCCGCCCCTGCGTCTGATCGGGGTAACCAAAAGCTGTATAGCAGGGTCGTCAGAACCCTGGAAAAGTATTCTCTTATCCAGGTCAACTTTTCTTTTCATCCAGACGGTGACATCTGTCCCCTTCTCACATTCAAGGGCAGAAGCAGGAAGAAGGGCGATCCCGTCTGCCTCTGCCAGCGCCCAAAGGACGCTCGCTCCGGAAGTAAGCGCCCAGGAATATAACGTATCACCTACTTTGGCCGTTTTGACCCTAAGCCATTCCTCTATCCCTGCCGGCGAAGAATGCTGCACAAGAAGTTTGGTATTCCAGGTTTCCCTGCATCCGACAGCTTCTTTTATCAGGTGATCCGGATCTTCATCCCTAGCTGAAAGAAGGTTGAGCAGTGGAAATACGAGACTCCATAGGACAACTGTGGTCGACATTGGAAACCCAGGAAGGCATATCACAGGCTTGCCCTTTATCTCTGCAGCCATTGCAGGTCTGCCGGGTTTCATTCGTATCCACCTGAAGATCACCTTTCCAAGATCTTCAAAGACCTCCAGGGTATGGTCCCTGCGGCCTTTTGCTGAACCGGCACCAACAAGCACCACATCATAATTATCCACTCCCTCTGAAACCTTTTCCTTCAGAAGGGCAGGATCATCGGGGACTACAGGGGATACGTCAACATCAAATCCCCATTCCCGAAAAGATGCTTCGATAAAGAGAGAATTGCTCTCTGCTACTGTGCCGGACTTGGGGTTCGGATCTGAAAGCCATTTTCCCCTTGATATGACCTCATCACCCGTCGGAATGTAGAGCGTCCTGGGCTTTTTAAAGACCGGGACTTTTTCTATTCCTGCGCATAAAAAGAGCGAGATTAGAGCGGGTGTAACAGTATCGCCCTCTCTTGCTATGATCTGTCCTGCCATCACATCTTCGCCAAGCGGCCTTACATTGGCAGAAGGAGTAAGGCTTTTAAAGATCAAAAGATCGTCGCCTTCCATTGAAGAATCTTCTACCATAAGGACAGCGTTTGCCCAGTAAGGGACATCAGCCCCGGTGTTCATCCAATGATATCGTGAAGGCTCCAGCGATACCGGAGTAGCCTGTGACGCGCCGATAGTAGAGGATGCATCCACTGCGTATCCGTCAACGGCGGAGGCAGCATAATGCGGAACGTTCCTGTGTGCCGTTATATCTTTAGTCAGGAGACAGCCAAGCGCCTCTGATATGTTTTTTTCAGTTATATTTTTTCCAGCTCGTCCACTAAATGCTTTTTTAAGCATTTCGATGGCTGTTCGCAGCTCTATGTGTTCGCTGTATCTGGCTACCATAACCATACCTCCGCCGTCTCTCCGGCTCTTATAGTCTCACGATCCTCGGGTATCCTTATAAATCCGTCTGCAGATGCAAGTGAAGAAACGTAGCCTGACTTGGCAAGGATCGGATCTATTCTCCCGTCGGTGGTCATCCTGCATGGGACAAACTCTTCAGGTCCAGTCCTCGCTGTAATGTCTCTAGACATCGGCAGCTGCATTTTTATCCCGTATCCTGTGTTGGCCGCGCCTATAAGTCTTAGCAGCAACGGGATCAGCAGAACATATGCTACGGTAAAACAGGAAAGAGGATGTCCGGGAAGACTTACAACAAGCTTTTTGTCTTGGAGGCTGCCGGCAATGAGCGTCGGTTTTCCGGGGATTATATTGATGCCGCGGATCATCAATCCCGGCGCAGGAAGTTTTTCAAGGACCCTCGAGCAATGATCCCTGATACCCACCGATGAACCGCCGCTCAATATCAAAACATCACAGCGTGCTGCCTCTTCCTTTACGGTCTTCTCAAAAAGATCGCCCTCATCAGAGAGTATTCCCCTATATTCTGAATCAAAACCATATCGGGAAAGAAGCGATCTGACAGACCATCCGTTCACATCTCTTATTTTTCCGGGCTGGAGAGGGTACGTTTCGACCGGAACTATCTCATCGCCTGTACTCAGGATGCTTATTTTAAGGTTTATCAAAGGAACGGCTTTAATGCCCAGAGTAGCAAGAATGCTCATTGTTCTGAAATCTACCAGGTCGCCCCTTGAGAGGATCTTTTGTCCCGCGGGAAACTCTTCTCCGGCAAGTATTACATTCTCTCCGGACTGTACAGCGCTCCTTACCTCCACCCATCCCCCTGTAAGAGCGGTGTTTTCAAGCATGACAACAGCATCCGACCCGTAGGGAAGCACGCCGCCTGTAGGGATGCCTGCTGCCTCTCCCGGTCTTATGGAAATGTCAGGCAGGATACCCATCGGAATATCTCCGGTCTTATTTAAAAACGTGGGAGTACCCGGAGTCGCAGCCACTACATCAGAACTTTGTACTGCAAAACCATCCCTGAGGCTTCTTGTGTACGGTGGGTACTGTTCTTCGGCTTCAATGTCCCCGGATATCCTTTTCCCCAGGGCAGAATCAATAGGCATATAGACAGTCCTCACATGCCAAGGAAAAGAAAGACCTTCAGCGACATGCTGCAGGGCCTGTATGCGAGGCGTGACCTCTTTAACAAAACCAGACATCAAAACAGCGACCTTTCGTATCTTTATATTTTTAACAAAGGCTACTTTATCTCAACAAGAAAAAAGGGATATCCATCTTTCTCCAGTTTCTTTGATAAAACTGCGCCCTCTTCTCTTCCAATTTCCGGGTTTTTTACACGCACTTTGTAAAAGGGGGCTCCGTCTTTCTTATCTTCAGTCAGGTAGGCCGTATATCCCTTAGCCTTCACATCTTGTATCAGCTGGAGCGCGTTTTCTTTTGATGCGAATGCTCCTATCTGGACGTCCCATCTGGGCTCCTTAACAGCGGCAGCCTGGACTTTCTCGTTTTGGGCTGTGGTTTCTTTGGCTGAGGCGGCAGGTTTTGCTGTCGCTTTTACTTGCGTTGTTTCAGTTGATACTTTTTTCTGCTGCCCTTCCTTTTTGACATCTACAGGCTGGGCAGGCTTTATTGAAACCTTTTTCTGTCCTGCCGGATCAACCGGATCCTGAACAGTAACATTCTCTTCCTGTGCCGGCTGAACTGACTCCTGATTTGCAGTTTCCTGCTCGTTGAAGACAATATCGTCTGTTTCGTTTGAATTGAAGAAAAAGAGTTTTACACTGAAAAAAAGCAGTGCGACCGCCATTATTACAGTTAACGGCAGTATGAACTGACCAAACGTAGCCATTGGTTTTTTTTCCTTATAGTTCCGCGTTCTTCTTGTAACCATGCAGTCACCCCCATTAAACTACCATAGATGTTCTAATTCTAACAGCGTTTTAGCTCTGGCGGCAGGATCAAAACGTACTTTTTTTGAAATTCCATTATTTTTAGCCAATGCCACGCTCTCATTATACCCGTACCAGGCAAGAGAAAACTCGCTTTCTGCTTCTTTTGGACTCGTCATCCTCAACTGAGGTCTTTTCTTCTTAATTTTTGTGAGTGCCTGAATCAGGATCTCATATTTCTTTTTTATCCCGGCTGTTCCTTCAAACGCCATCGCGCTCCATACCGTACCGGGTTTAGGCACGAAAGGATTTACTGAAAGTATCAGATTTAGTCCTGTCTCTGCAATTATCCTCCCGGACAGATCCGCTATGGCTTTGATATCTTCATCGGTCTCACCCGGCAGCCCTGTCATAAAATACAGTTTTGCCTGATCTATTCCAAGAGATGCTGCAAGACCTAGTTTTTCCAGGATAATATCGTTGCTGAATTTCTTGCCGCACGAAAAACGCAGTTCATCGCTGCCTGTTTCCGGTGCGACAGTC encodes:
- a CDS encoding RNase adapter RapZ, whose protein sequence is MHDPCVSGKIKRCVIITGMSGGGKSSALNVFEDQGFYVIDNLPPTLLPQLLDVLEGHQSAANHGVAAVVDVRGEELLNDLEKVVSRLREKVEKLEILFVDATDETLVRRFETTRRRHPLSQNKTILGGLTLERKLLGPIRKNADIVIDTSGMKANEFRIKLLEIMGMSSDKTSVILSSFGFKYGIPQDSDYVLDVRFLPNPNYIEDLHALSGKDYEVQKYLSGFENLDIFIEKAENLLDFVSSVYNSTGKQQVHIAIGCTGGRHRSVAVSEMLAVHLKRRGNNLTIDHRDIDKGNLL
- a CDS encoding molybdenum cofactor biosynthesis protein; this translates as MTIVLPPDSLPREGDFLAAGKGDTLLRWSSADKKYGVCTPGFLSVSSQVSIWKAIRAAILTVSDKGSRGERIDTAGPELERLIAAQGAVVEDKKIVPDEKEEIACTVRSWCDEGYDLVLTTGGTGLSLRDVTPEALLGIAEKVVPGFGEMMRSKTLEFTERAFLTRSVAVICKNTLVIAFPGSQRGARQCFEAIVPALRHGIETLAGWDSECGGNSHGH
- the moaC gene encoding cyclic pyranopterin monophosphate synthase MoaC; this translates as MAEYTHFDSDGRPVLVDVSKKKITSRTAWAEGWIDLPLAIYEKVSVGSLKKGDPFLIAELAGIMGAKKTPELIPLCHTIRLDNVVVKCDLAEGTKSVRITCEATANEVTGVEMEALTGVSAAALCFYDMCKGIDKGMVIRDIRLIRKTGGKSGEWNAEGVYKV
- the moaA gene encoding GTP 3',8-cyclase MoaA — its product is MDRLIDDFGRNLNYVRISVTDRCNYRCKYCMPAEGVEFLEHSEIMRYEEISFLCRVLWELGVRKVRFTGGEPLVRRDLVSFLKELNGEFPEMKTALTTNGSMLGQYAEELAEANLHSLNISLDTLDPVKFADVTRLGNIENVISGIRAAVRAGIRNIKLNTVLIRGFNDGEIGDLMAFAKREKVLLRLIEFMPLEDDVWNEDAFISGEEILKMLPEGDSWQAEKPDSAQAGPAKYYRNEKTGDSIGIITAVSNHFCKYCNRLRVSATGKLRTCLFAPVEIPMRPLILNEDSEGLKELILDSIKNKPRCWSDVRAGHQHMSGIGG
- a CDS encoding molybdopterin biosynthesis protein, translated to MVARYSEHIELRTAIEMLKKAFSGRAGKNITEKNISEALGCLLTKDITAHRNVPHYAASAVDGYAVDASSTIGASQATPVSLEPSRYHWMNTGADVPYWANAVLMVEDSSMEGDDLLIFKSLTPSANVRPLGEDVMAGQIIAREGDTVTPALISLFLCAGIEKVPVFKKPRTLYIPTGDEVISRGKWLSDPNPKSGTVAESNSLFIEASFREWGFDVDVSPVVPDDPALLKEKVSEGVDNYDVVLVGAGSAKGRRDHTLEVFEDLGKVIFRWIRMKPGRPAMAAEIKGKPVICLPGFPMSTTVVLWSLVFPLLNLLSARDEDPDHLIKEAVGCRETWNTKLLVQHSSPAGIEEWLRVKTAKVGDTLYSWALTSGASVLWALAEADGIALLPASALECEKGTDVTVWMKRKVDLDKRILFQGSDDPAIQLLVTPIRRRGGDFVSRAVGSMGGLAALSRGECHMAAAHLLDDKNGTYNDSFIERFANGAKWERILVFYRTQGIIVQQGNPKKIKTFEELCAGDNVFSNRQPGAGTRVLFDHLLKMAGRSPSEIKGYEQQCTTHMEAANRVFTCLADATLGIKSAADALGLDFIPLAEEPYELVIPSIYMSHPAVQALMDSLGDREWRETVEDMGGYRWTD
- a CDS encoding molybdopterin molybdenumtransferase MoeA encodes the protein MSGFVKEVTPRIQALQHVAEGLSFPWHVRTVYMPIDSALGKRISGDIEAEEQYPPYTRSLRDGFAVQSSDVVAATPGTPTFLNKTGDIPMGILPDISIRPGEAAGIPTGGVLPYGSDAVVMLENTALTGGWVEVRSAVQSGENVILAGEEFPAGQKILSRGDLVDFRTMSILATLGIKAVPLINLKISILSTGDEIVPVETYPLQPGKIRDVNGWSVRSLLSRYGFDSEYRGILSDEGDLFEKTVKEEAARCDVLILSGGSSVGIRDHCSRVLEKLPAPGLMIRGINIIPGKPTLIAGSLQDKKLVVSLPGHPLSCFTVAYVLLIPLLLRLIGAANTGYGIKMQLPMSRDITARTGPEEFVPCRMTTDGRIDPILAKSGYVSSLASADGFIRIPEDRETIRAGETAEVWLW